The following nucleotide sequence is from Lytechinus variegatus isolate NC3 chromosome 12, Lvar_3.0, whole genome shotgun sequence.
taataataattggcatttatatagcgctttatcaatctatgaCTGTTCAAAGcacttcacaattattaaaatccggtcactggattcatagcattccaagcagctgttaggcgcaaacttgctaaaccaaccaaaattggttgtttcctaccggtacccaattagcacctgggtgagagtggcaaagtgtggattgacgccttgccaaagggcgctaggccatggtgggattcgaacacacgaccctctgattacaactATACAAGGCGAGAATCAGAActgctacaccacggcgcttccactaAGTTGACTAAGTTTCATTAGTGATCAGTAGaagcgcacggccaatattggagactgtctctatgtgggagattatctccaatatcagagacttttgtaaaaaatttgggtatccaatttcagagacagtctccagttttggagaccaatttcctttgtttacatttgcggccaaaggattaccttggtggcaaataaaaatgtgataagcagattcctcatgaaaaattaccccttttcactgtCTACTATAAAAATTCACCATCTACTTtcgttttgataaggatttttgttgtcaatcacacacaaaacaaatgggcttctgacctcagtgagacaaaattctGAGTGGAAAAAAtgatgcttttgttggtgttgtttcttttgaccttttgcaaagcaaatttccaatgtgggagattgtctcccctattgaagagtctcccatattggccgtgtgCCTCTACTAGTGATTAATTCTTAATTCGCTTCCACTTGTCTTTACTTAGTCAAATCAAAATGATCAAAACTAAAACTAACAGGCTAAAACAGAACTAACAGTTAGATCCTTACTCTACTTTAGACCTGGAGAGGAGCATTATAACCTCGTTCGTAGGATGAGTGGAGAGAAGTAGATAATAAAGGTCCAACTCCAACCACACATTTTCACGTCAACATTAACATGACATCGACACAATAATAAATGAGTGGGACCATGTCATGCATTTCTACATAAGGCAATCAGGCAGTCTCTGTCTCATTCTGACTCTCTGCAATAACGaaggtaaaaatattttgtaactgcTATGAAGAAGACGAGTAGATTCATTTAACTTAAATTGTATCGAATCGAATTCCATACTCACAAATTAGTAGGCCTAACTAAACTTTAGATGTGGAAATTTCGCATGATCAAGACAGGCGCTGGGGTCATATTCGAAGAGCAAACGGCCAAGATGTGTGTGTTCCGATCCCGGCGGCTGGCGCGCCGGCCGGCGGGCGGGGTCGGGGTGGCCACCCGGCCGCATGCTGCATAGCGGAGTGGGCCACGCCCACTGGCGCGGGAGGCCTCTCTAATTCCAAGTTAGCCTGTAGCCTGTTACATAAAGAATTGCAATCATTtccaactctaaaaatcattcacaacttgattttcaatcaatcaactGCGTGCAtttgcccgggggggccacttacattgacgagtggataccatgcgcgaccaaaaaaacacgtaaaaaggatgtccttttcacgatagggcacgttacgtacgtaacgtgataagggtgtcaaaaacacaaaaataatgaaaaaagggtatctatttcgctaggaaaattacgtgtttagggtcgaatttgcgggaatgataaaacaaaattaaaatgttttataaaggatgtcgtTTTTGCCCCAACTgttcgtgtttagagtacgatttgcgcgaggtatagatggtggggtcgtactaaacccaCATAAGGTAAAGCCAAccaccgaaggacccgtaacaataatacattcctgtacttgtttaggggttcatttcagggaatatttgccaagagcatcgttttgtttccaacacttgttaagggtatggtttaacacgccaatacttgttaaggggtgcattttcagaatatggaaattacgtgtttagggtgcttttcgagaccccatggtcgcgcatggtatccactcgtgaatggaagtggcccccccgggtgcatttgggacttgcgattgatttttttacttgcatttaaacgcaactctttctgcaacggatgCGGTCTAACGTACCTGTCGAGTGTGAATTCCTCAGAAAAGAATGCAGTGCAGTTTCACAACTTtttggcgctaatgcagttttgcaccagGCAACTTCAATAGAATTGTAGTGTACTTTACTTTCTTTAGGCTAgccttagaccaaaagcttcggcagggctcgacactagcggcggtccgacggtcccagaccggtaaaaatcgctgtcgggccagtagattttcagaaattggaagatttactggtccgacatgaccagtaaaaaatatcattgtcgggccagtaatttttccaaaaatagcaagatttaagggtccgacatgaccagtaataaaaaccattgttgggccaataacttttccagaaatggtcaaattcacagcaaaccattccccccccccccgttaaattctgccattcacacacagaatacacacagaatgaatcgcacgtgttactagagtactatacagcatgcatacagtgtacatgtagtcagccaCACAACCCACATGGTGAATTCTCCactggccgcacgaacgaagcctggctaaactctggcagaaatctctcacaaaactgtcaaaattcaaggttcatactcatgaaaggctcttataatgtccatatttcctaaaaattggagcaactctgtcatttgtaagcagtaaaaggagaaattttcacttctgttttggttcaaacagatcgggtttcgggtgatatcgtctgaatacataatagccccacatatgcatttatgtgtgtgttgatacacttggtatctgactttctttcgtagctattttaattgagccaaaaagaaactgataatttatttatgataatagttttagctttcttcctatctttcttcttaatctttctttgtttcttccctcgatttttttttttactgtctttcttttttaatttccctttttttctttaattcattttttctttctatccttttataaaatattttctctatttcctttttctctctctttctgatattttctttctttagtttttgagtccatccatcctatattcatctcttctcttcctttctttccttccttctttttacccctttcttcattctttgttactttctttgtttctttcttccatccatcatttatttaccctttcttttttatatcttttctcagccctttctttcttacattcattccttcctttcttctatctgtcttgttctttcctttttccctttgttAATTATAtccttttacctttcctttcttttactgcttgcttcctttctctcctttattctttcattccttcctttctttgtctctcggtctttcttttttcttcctttcatctattcttttaccttttctttttttataattgcttgcttctttccttcccttccttcctttatttctttccttctatctatcattttacctttccttcatttcttccttaattccttccttctttcaatccttcctttctttcttttgtccatctttccatctctctttcttttttattgcttcttctttctttcctttactactttctggatttgttctttctttctgtattgcttgcttcatttccttccttcatttctttcttttctttctttctttcttatatttgttccttcttccttcctttccttctttagttctttctttttttcttccttcacatctatcctttctttaccttttttcttcctttcttttattctttcttttcattccttcctttctttctttctttgtgtcTGTCTTGCTTTGTCcttcatttccttatttttttttggggggggggtgggtaacgaaaggctagaaaaataaacttgcgccttttcttaatgttttctttattttttgggaccagtagattttaggttcggaccagtaaaaatttgaaaaactgggtatctactggtccgacatgaataggttggaccagtagaaaaaatgggttagtgtggagccctggcttcggtctctgttatgttggttgttcagctgaactccattggcttcagtcaccaaatacagagaccgaagttctaacgCGATCTGTACAAGGGACTCAATgaccatatgtttatgtacttaagatcagataaaacggggaagtgaatttgcgcaacagctgaggtaagtcactgtttttgtcccttttaacataatttttctccgttttttggctattaatgccaagagggaatatatttgcattttggtcgcgttaattttcaaaatttttattcattaaagacagaaattgaagagccccgacagggggattttgcattgcaagtcccctaatggtgggtGCACGATAGCAAgccatctgtgtacgaggagaaatttttaaacaaatgttaaaaaactcgaaacagacagctgccagctgtctaggctAGCCTAGGCTAGATTCTAGTAGTATTTGTTCGCAAGATTCCAAGTCCAGGCAAGAGACAGCCTCGAGGTTGCTTAAGTTCAATAGTGTATCCATTAAGATTAAGGCATTACCATACTGATGAAATGGGGAAATTTGCTCAAATCAGCCAGTGCAAAACTTCATTTGTGCCAACTATTTTAccattatttcataaattgttTCAAAGAAATGACTATTATATCTAGAGTAGACTATACAATTTTACAATGCATaaaatttcacaatttctgCTCTGGAGTCTAATTGATGCATGTAACATATgttcaaaaatgtaaaataggATATTAGATGCTGATATTATAtacctgaaaaaaatgtaacTCACAAACCAAGAGCAAGATCTAGATTGATGTCATTTCACCAACAAGATTTGAGGGTTTCATCATTCAGGGTATGCTACATGCCATTTCTGATTTTATGTTTCCCTTCAAAAGCAGTGTTATTGATGTTGATCATTATTCgtttatttcattaatctatatattttctggttttttttatctttatactCATGAATCGTATACTCTGTGTCGATCTAGCATTGTATGGTTTATCATACCAAACACTTTTTATAGTTAATTCACTGATTATGTTTCTTTCAATAAATTTCCACCATAAATACCCAAATACAAGTAAGTTCAACTAGGGCTTAACTATGATAAATGTCTATAGCCTTGTCTAGTAGCAGGGGGGACCTCCACCCCCCATATGGtttttcaaatagaaaaaaaagagaataggggagaaaagagatgagaaaggGCAACATATGGGAAGAAGCACATACAAGTTTGTAATAACCATTTGAGGAGTCTGTTATATACATGTGGCCCTATAGCCTAATTCTGTTAGATATATGGACCCCATCTTACacagagttgtgattgatccaatcaaccacaactatggaaagccagcaaactcaacatttaaaaaatacatatttctgTTATATTCATGCCTGTACCATTGTCTTGGCAATCCAGTGTGTTCCTCTTTGTTTACTGCATGAAAAATTTATGActtggatggatttccatagctgattttgatcggatcaatcataacacTTTTGTAAGATGGGACCATGTCATATTAAGGAAGTCTTGCCCCCCCCATCCCCCTATAATATCCTGACCTCTCCCCTACTTGGCACCACCACAGTTTAGTGGATACCCAGAAGTGACTGTCACAAACCTATTGCTTGACCCAACTGAACAATATCAGTGGAAATGTAACTTGTATTTAGTCCTAAGTATTTGCTCTCAGAATGTCAGGAAATATTTGATGATCTTTTTGGGAAGTCAATTATTGCATGCTCTTCAACTGTGTTAGGAAACTGGAAGATCTCaatgtttgaatttgaatttgttgaGATTCTGATCGTCTTCTgttctcccctttctctttcaccccttttttctctctttttttctctctccctccacCCCACCCCCCTTTCCATTCTACATGcatatttctcttctttttccttcctCCTCTCCTTGCCCTTTTGTCTCTGCTTTTTCTGTCAAATATATCCAGGTGTGCAATATCTTTGGTACACCTTACGAGGAGTAGTGGAAGAGTAACTAGTCAAGCGGTTTCATGATGTCCCAAGACACTGTCATCAGCAGAAACACCACCAGATCATGTGAATTACAAGCAGCATTGATAGAGGCACAAAGCACAGCAGCTGTTTGGTCATAGGCTTTGCCATAACTTGGAGGAAATGCCTGGTTTGATGAAAGGGGTCTAGATTTGCAGACTAATTGACCTGATCAGGATTTGTTTGAATACTCTGTTGATCTCGCACTCCAAATTTGAACATATGCTAGGATTCTCGGAACTTTCGAGTCAGGTGTCTCAATTAGGAGCTGAACCTGCAGACTAGTCAATgtcatcttcaccatcactgccatcgtcatcatcattagttaccatcatcaccatcatcatctccattgCCATAACCACCATCCTCACCAACATCGGTCTCATCCTCTTCCCATCGCCATGGCGACCCCTAAAGGGAAGATCGGCTACCCCATCCTTGGAGACAGCTCTCTCGAGTTCTACCGGAACGTCCCGCTTTACATCAACAGCCGGATCGAGGAGTATGGCGCCAGGATCTTCCAGTCGAGGATTCTCAACAAACCCACTGTCTTTGTGTGCTCATGCAGTGCTGTCAAGGAGCTGTTGACTGGTAAGACAGTGAAGAGccctgtttcatgaaacttgccaGAAACGAAAAGTTGTAAGATATTATCATCGGCTTCTTAAATCGTGGCGTTTGATTGGATGAGAGCAAATtcatgatgaaatttcagtatATGGTATTGAAAGGTATTCATGAAAAAGGGCCCAGATTAAGGTTATGGTGTGGTTGTAAAACTTTGCACTCTCCATAGTCCCATTCGATAATTACTGAAATGCTTATGTCCATAGTCCCATTCGATAATTACTGAAATGCTTATGTTCAGATTTTTAAACATATTCATAATGTGAATGAATCACAACTATATTATTTTGAGATAGTTCATACCTCAAGAAGTGTATTAAGAATTGTCCTTTGGGGAATTGCACTCCATATTGTCAGGTATATGTGTATCAGAGAGTGCAAGTATGCTTTGAGACAGAAcaaagtatacaaataatgaatgtttatgagtgcaacggacagaatatttcatgaggtgaaagatgaagtgatccatctttcaccgaatggagtattctgtccattgcacaaaaaaaaatcatgatttagtttatatgacacctaaaaattgttttttttttttcatatgaaatttatgaatttcgatgcaaaacatgctcatgcaaTGCGAGtaatgggctgaatgaacgatatcaaacaaccagtcaaatcacaaggatctatctaggtgtcatataaacaaGAATATTGAATATATTCGCATATCATATCCCCATATTCTACCAATAGGTATTAAAGCCATTTTACTCATAACAGCTCTATTACTCTCATGACATTCTTGTAGTCAGTCATTAATGTTCAGAGATCCATGTCTTCATCTTCACAGAACACCATACCAAGATGAGCCTGGGATATAAAGCCATGCTCCACCATCTCTATGGCGACAACATCATGTTTGAGGAGGCAACCGAGGCCGACAGACTCCATGCCCTGATGCACCACGTCTTCATCCAGAACGCCTTGCCAAACTTTGACCGGATCGTCCAGAAGTTCATCCAGAGGCATTTCAGTAACTTGCATTCCAGGTTCGTTGTCATGTTGATGAGAAGGGAAATGTGTTTACCTGGTGGTCCAAGAGAGTGTTTCAtctacatttttttacaaattgtgACCTGCAACCCCCCAAAAACAGACATTGCCCAAAATAGTCATTAAGGTTTGTattaagattgaaaaaaatatgtcctaaacattaaaaattatataaaacttGTCATAATTAATTAACAATAACCCACACAAGCACTTGATTGAAGGTAAAAGAAATTTCATGAGAGCTACAAAGAATAAGTAGAAAAGAAGATTTGAAGTTTAGGGTTCagtcaagcatgagatgtgcatactGTGCTATCTCAATGAAACTCCTAAGCAGTCCAGAAAATAAAGGTGTCAGAGAAATGCTTGTATCTTGTATTTTACTTAACTtcacatcttcacattgtgACAGTAAGAAGAAGAATTACTCATTGAGATAACTAATTTTTACTTTATGAAACCATTTTTGaaaccgtttcatgaaaggagttgtcggaggttttatccgacagttaccataggaacagtgcctctcagccaatcaaaatcctgGAAAGAtgtcaggggggcgtttcatcaatattttcgtccgacaagttgtcagatctgacaactttcatggattctgattggttgagaagtactgttactatagtaactgtcggataaaacaggacttgtcggacgttttatccgacaagtcccattttgtccgacagttactatagtaacagtgactctcagccaatcagaatcaagaaaagatgtcagatctgacaacgtgtcagacaaaaatgttgatgaaacgctcccctggtgcACCCTAGCATTGAAGCTTTAAACTATATCCTTCATCTTGCCTCAATCCCAACCATTATGGTCAACCAATTTCCTGATCTAATCCAGCGATGATCATGACCAATGAGCATCTCTCTCTTTGCTTTTGTCATAATGTTGGTGTCAGTTTGTCGTAAGGAATATGAAGGCAGTATAAGCATGCCAAAAAGCATGTTTCTATTGATAGTGCGATTATGCTATTAAATCCTGAAATTATGGAAGAGATCGAATGACTGTGAAAATCAGTTGACCGTACTCTCCTTGATGATTATATATTAAATCCATGTCTCTTGCAGTGATTCAGTTCAGGTGTATGAGACATTCAAATTGTTTGCGACTGAGCTCATGCTAGCGCTGTTCCTTGACCTTGATGCTACCGATTCTCCCGATCTGGTCCACGATGTAGCATCGCTGGCCACCACACATTGGCATGGTAGGTTTTTGACGCAGAgagattttttatcaaaattttaatatggGATTATAAACCTGATGATGGTCTAGATGCAATGTTCATGCATAGTGATGTTCTCatggttttgatgatgatgatgattttttttcattttttttatttttataaacaagtgcacacctagttactaATAATGGGTAAAGCATTTCCAtgtatttgaatgcaggataaaagagcatagGTGCCGTGGCTGGGGATCGATGATGATAGTGCTAGAGTTAGGGATCTCATTGTGAAGATAAGAGATCATGACAAcagaaatgatgataatgaagttggtgatgatgatgatgttgttgatgatgatggtgatgatggtgatgatgatgatgatgatgatgatgatggtgatggtgatgatgatgatgatgatgatgatgatgatgatgattttgatgatggtggtggtggtgatgatgatgaatgatgatgatgaatgatgatgatgatgttgtggtgatgatgatgatggataaGCTGGTGCTTGTGAGGATGCAGATGACTATTGTAACtattttgataatgattgtgatgaagATTGTGTTAGTGCCAAGACAATGAGAACATAGCAAAGACgatgggtcagatgcataaaagtAGCGATTGCTTTTTTTGTGTTCACATTTCTTAAAATCTTCACGATTCTTCAAATTGCTAGCAATTGCTTTCTGAAGGCAAGGAAGGGGTTCAAGCACTAGCAAAGGgttatacaaaagaaataaagcaattgctgAAGCATGATTTTTAGCTTGGCTCGCTATTGCTTGTGGTTGAAGCAATTGCTTGCTAGCAATTTCTACgttttatgcatctgacccaatgATGGTGGCAGGGATCTTATAGAAGAAACACTGTGACCAGGGATACTTAGTAGAAGTTGAGTATATTTCAAAaagtattttctttcttcttttaattaatCCAGGGGTGATATCTGTTCCCCTGAACTGGAAAGTTTCTTATTGGTCTTCATCCTGCAAACAAGCTGTAGAATCTAAGGTATGTTGCTTCACACTACCCTTTCCACACACTCACTTCTTTCGCACTAATACTGAATATGTGTAGGGACAgttattttacatttcaaaaaattgccttttctgtttcagaaaatctcaaattccgtttcagcatgtcagaaaaaggaaattctgtttccccatagactttgtacacatggaaaaatgacaattccattcacacattgaatagcaatatCAGAACACGTACACTCGCACTGGTCACaatttgtatctgccactgtaccaaCAATACGATAGAATCCATTGTGATCGGGTCTATGCGGGTGCATAAAAAATTTGGGCGTACGCATTTaacatgcatacatcctcacctttcacattattagcattattttacggttaaatgaaatttcatcgataattttgggTTGGACATCGTTATCAGCAGTTAACGACTTTCGCCAattggccatcttggattttaaaaCCTCGATATTGTGCTGTTACATCTTGGAACGTGGAGGGCAGCAACACATGACCGTGTTGTTTGAACGATATGTGTGCATATTTTTGTGAAGCCCGATCCGGCCAGCCGGGTACAGGCGCGGGATACAATCGAGTGTGATGAAGTCgagtgcagtcacgatgtgtaAATTGTCATGAAGTGAGAttgtgttttctggggttttgtggcgatttaatattcatattatttgtgaaattggagtaatttctgttgctgttctgtgtattttgagggaaaatatgttttccttgattttccatttgaaatGCCACTATCCGTTTCAAATTGCCCTTTCCATGAATTCTGTCCATTTTCCGCGATCGCAGGAAATCACTGTCCCTCTATGTGGGATGAAGATCTAGAGGGTCCTTAGCCAGCCaagaatattacaaaaaaatgcattttttctttataattcttCATAGTTGATCTCTATCAATTATGATGATTTtacatcatttttcattttcctgatAAACCAGGACAAACTGTTGGAGCTGATACGAACACGTCTTGCAAGCCAGGCAGACAAGGGTTCTTTCTTAACAAGAGCCAGGCAAGCTGGATTTAAGGACCAGTCAGAGCTTGAACACCACATTCTACCCTTTGTTTCCGCCCTGGTGCCGAAAGCAATCGCTTCACTCCTGACGTCGTTCACCCTGGCCCTCTGCTCCAAAAGCAAGGTGATATATTTAATGGCAAAAACCTCATTTCAAGGTCAAGttttttaaactacatgtatgtaggcaaGAGAGTAATGAAGTAACTGCTAGAATCGAAATTATGGGGACAAATAGCTTCATTGACAAGATAATTCATCAAGTGACAGCCTGTTCTATCTAATCCAAGCTCTCAgatctaaaaagaaaaaattaggCCAATGTGCCGTGATAAGCAAAAAACTCTTTCAGATGATGATGTGTAATGATAGTCTAAACTTCATCACTCCACAGAATATTGAGATTTCATGAAACACCATGATTTATCACACCAGTGTCTTGCCTAGGTGAGGTAAATTGGTATTTGACATGATCCTGCTCCTTTGACCTTAAAATGTTCAGGGCTCCAATTAACCCAAGACCATATGGCCTCCGATGCCCTCAGAATTGCCTTGATGATATTTGTAGTTCCCTTTTGCCCAAGGTCTTGGTGCCCTGTGGTTATCCAGTGCATGTGTCTTCTTAAAAAGTACATTTTACTATTGATGCCA
It contains:
- the LOC121425390 gene encoding beta-amyrin 28-monooxygenase-like; this translates as MATPKGKIGYPILGDSSLEFYRNVPLYINSRIEEYGARIFQSRILNKPTVFVCSCSAVKELLTEHHTKMSLGYKAMLHHLYGDNIMFEEATEADRLHALMHHVFIQNALPNFDRIVQKFIQRHFSNLHSSDSVQVYETFKLFATELMLALFLDLDATDSPDLVHDVASLATTHWHGVISVPLNWKVSYWSSSCKQAVESKDKLLELIRTRLASQADKGSFLTRARQAGFKDQSELEHHILPFVSALVPKAIASLLTSFTLALCSKSKDNMQVIARESSDYLEYCLLETERLWPPVLGGRRLVREDFILDGYKVPKGYAVIYVSSIAHRDPDVFKNPNTFDPTRWADNSKEKEKLLFCYGDGPRCCVGTSLMKNLIKKVSQYLVGHYNWTLGEQDEDLDYKWLPMARPKELSVSFTKVDQSEALSEPTGKE